Genomic window (Musa acuminata AAA Group cultivar baxijiao chromosome BXJ1-9, Cavendish_Baxijiao_AAA, whole genome shotgun sequence):
TTCTCCCaattttcatattttttatttcttcggCCATTGATGTGCATGGATGATGCAGGTGACCCTTGGGAAGCGCCTTGTAGAGTGTTCATTTGCAGACCGTGTTTTCTTTACAAACTCTGGAACAGAAGCAAATGAAGCAGCTATAAAGTTTGCTAGGAAGTTCCAAAGATTTTCACATGCTGATGAGAAGCTTCTTGCTACTGAGTTTATTGCTTTCACTAATAGTTTTCATGGGAGGACGATGGGTGCTCTTGCCCTCACAAGTAAAGAACACTACAGGGCACCCTTTGAACCTGTCATGCCTGGGGTTACGTTCATAGAATATGGGAATAGTGAAGAAGCCATAAAAGCAATTCAACCTGGCAAAACTGCAGCAGTTTTTGTGGAACCTATTCAGGGTGAAGGTGGAATATATAGCGCCACAAAGGACTTCCTGCAGGTGCTTCGCACTGCCTGTGACAATGCTGGTGCTCTTTTGGTATATGACGAGGTAGGCTTTACTTGAATAGTTGATGATTTTCTAAAACTATGTTATTGGTTGCATGGAATGACCCCTTGAGACATGGTTTATCTTTTTTCTAATTAGGTTGTTCAAATCTCTCAGTGTTTCGAGATTTTTACTTTCCAACTATAAATTTATTACAATAGGATCTTTTTAATTTAGCTTAAAGTTTCATGGACGTATTATCTttttgctaacactaccataattTCTGTAAATATTGTCTTTAAAAATTAATGAAGCTGGTTCACCTTGGTTAATTCACCTTATCTTAAAAGATCTCGGGTTAGTGAACCAATATTGAGGTTGCCTAGCACCTTCGTCGTGGTCGGTGCAGCTTGTGACTATGTAGCACTGGTACCTTTTCAAATAGGAGCAAGTTCAAGTAGTCTATATCAGGACTTGTGTTGAGAAATGGTAGTGTTCAAGCTGCAAGTGCCACAAACATCTCCTAGCCAGTTAGGTAGACAATTTTGGCAGATTTGTAGATGATCTAATTCCTATAATCCATTTCATCATGGAACAAAACCTGTCCTGTCCTCTTTATCTATTCTTTTGCCTGACAGAATATCTATAGCTACTTCTCTTCTTACTATAGTCAACATGGATCTTCGATAATTGTGGTGTCTAACATTAAGATATCAGTATGATTGCTCGCATCTCGCACTTGGAACTGGTTGAAGTGAAATAGTTCCAAGAGAATACAGCTTGTAAATTAAAGTTTTTACATTTTTCGTAACATTTAAGTAACTGATAGCCAACGTTAGATGTACAGAACGATTTGCTTTTTTTTATCCTACCCTTTCATTTTTTAAACTTGATTTGTGTTATTTTGTCTACATCTGGTCTTTATTATTCTTTAAGTTATCATGTTTCAATAATATTCTCTTGTGCAGGTCCAGTGTGGGTTGGGCCGAACAGGTCATCTCTGGGCCCATGAGGCTTTTGGTGTGGCTCCTGATATGATGACCCTTGCTAAACCCCTCGCCGGTGGTCTCCCAATTGGTGTAGTCCTCACCACTGAAAGGGTTGCTGCGGCCATAAGCTCTGGGGACCATGGTAGCACATTTGCTGGTGGACCTCTTGTTTGTCATGCTGCCCTTGCAGTACTGGATAAAATCCAGAACTCCATTTTCTTGGCCAGTGTAACCAGAAAAGGACTCTATTTGAAAGATCTACTCCTTACGAAACTGGGAGGGAACCCACACGTGAAAGAAGTACGTGGATTTGGGCTCATCGTGGGAATCGAGCTGGATGTCCAAGCTTCTCCCCTTGTTAATGCATGTCGAGATGCTGGCCTTTTGGTGCTGACGGCTGGAAAAGGGAATGTCGTTAGGCTGGTACCTCCGCTAATCATATCTGAGACGGAGCTGGAACAGGCCGCCGAGGTTCTGAGCGCATGCTTGCCTGCTCTCGATGCTAATGCTTCTAGTTAAGGTACAAGCTTCAGTTTGTAAGGTATGGTTCATGTGAAGACATGTTACCTGGACATGGTGTGAACCGTTTGCACTCTAGGTTATAAGATTCTAAGTCGTCCTAATCGGCACAATGCGCCTTAACGGAAGGTAAACCAGCAACATGTCTGCCGATTTCGATTCGCTGCTTTTTAACAGTGGAACAACCGAGATTTTGCAACTGGTTGAGTTCACTAACATGAAGGTTTATAGTATGTGTTTGAGCTgaaagatatttatatatatgagcAATCATGTTGCAAAATTATAGCTTCAAGATCATGTCTGCTGAGTTGGAAGGATGGCTAATGAGTTTGTGTGTATGTAAATGCCATGTCTCACAGCATAAATATGCACAAACGATGTTATTTCTCTGGTATGTTGATGAATGTTGAAGTGTTTGACTTGATTCCAATGACAATATACAAAGAGCTGTAATAGTTCACTTGATATCTGCTGTAAATTCTGGTCGTATAATCACTGCCTATGGTTTCTGTTCTGATGTCTGTAGAGCAATATCATCAACCTCGCTGTGATTTCATTCAGTTCATGCAAGGATTTCAACCCTGCATCATAGAAGATCTTACTAACACAAGTGAAGCCGATGGAAGCAGTACGCATGTTATCTGAAGAAACTATGTGCTTACAGTGAGCCCTGAAGCCTTCACCTCTGTCATTCTGTGCTTCGCGTCGAGAAGAGACGGCGCGGTTGGGTCATAGGCGGAAGCATGCACGCCCACAGCAGCTCTGCCCGAGGGATCCACGTTCTTCGACCACTGCGCGTCCCATTCCACCGCCGTGGCGGTGCTGCACGCCACGCTCGGACCCCCGGGAACAGTCAATCTCGCAGAGTTCTGCACGCCAAATTGAGAACATCACCATCTAAGAGATCATATTATCATGGGGTTTGTGTGCATGCTCTACCTGTGGGAAGAAGTTTTCGAAGATCATTCTGTAGTAGTAGGCTTCTTTCGTGGCAGGGGTGTTATATGGATATATGTGCTCTGCGTGCTGCATCATTTTGTCAGACACCTGTCATGCATGAAGATGAACGTTCCGGTTAGATCAGAGACACATCGAGGCTTATAAGAAAGACGACGTACATGCTCTGCAGCGTGGGCTTTCAGTTCATCGATCCAGCTGTAGCCAACACCATCACTGAATTGCTCCTTTTGCCTGTACAGAATGTGCTGCAGCGACATGATGGAAActtagaaaaagaagaagaagaagaagaagaagaagaagaagaagataagagaGAGAAGATGGTGGACAAATGAGTACCTTCGGCAGGTATGGCTTCGCCTCATCGTCAAAAGCCTTCCTCAGTACCCACTTCTCAATCCGCCCCAAATCAGGCTTGATCTGATCACAAACGCATCGCGTCAGAAAACAGAGACTTTTTTTTGGTGTTGCCAGCAATCAGACAAATCTTACACACCATCTTCCATTCTGGATCGATGCCCATTGCGACGTCTATGAATCCCTTATCCAAGAAGGGCACGCGGGCTTCCACTCCCCATGCGGACGTTGCTTTATTAGCTCTCAAGCAATCATATTGGTGGAGCGCCTTAATCTACGAGTGCGATCGCACGAGTGAGAGCTACAACCACAAGATATGCGCAGAACACCAATCCGCATACCTTGCGGCATGTCTCCCTGTGGAATTCTTCCTTGCTTGGTGCCTTGTGGAAATACAAGTAGCCTCCGAAGAGCTCGTCTGACCCCTCGCCGGAGATCACCATCTTCACTCCCATCGCTTTGATCTTGCGAGACATGAGGAACATGGGTGTGCTGGCCCTGATCGTGGTCACGTCATACGTCTCGGTATGATAGATCACATCCTCGATCGCATCAATTCCGTCCTGGAAATGTAGAGACTCATCATCAACTACGGTGAGCTCGAATGGTACAGAGCCATAGCATACGTTGTAGATACTTGAACGGTGAAGTGGAACTCATGGTGAACGGTTCCCAGGTGATCGGCGACGTCCTTCGCAGCCTTCAGATCCGGCGAGCCCTGCAAGGAAAGCGAAGATAAAGGATCGGACGCAGACTATATCTTCTTTGGGCTAAAAGATGAGACCACATCGCTGACCTCTAAGCCAACGCAGAAGGAGTGGAGTTGGGTTCCCCATTTCTCTGCAGCACTCGTTCCGGCCATGTGACGACAAATCACAGCAGCAACCAGTGATGAATCAAGGCCACCGGATAACAGGACTCCGAATGGGACATCAGTCATGAGCCTTTTGATGACAGCCTTCAAACAGACAGAAAGATCAGTTCCCGTTCTCGAGGCTATTCAACCATGTTTCTCCCTGCAACGCGTCTTACCTTCTCGAATGCCTCTCTCAGAACAAGGGGATCATACGGGGCTGATGGAATTGCCTCCGCGTACCAAGGTGGTTTGTACCATCTCTCATGGCTGCCTCCTTTACTGGTGTACATGTGCCCCGGAGGGAAGACCTCAAAGCGTTTGCAGTCATCATTCAGTCCTTTCATCTCTGATGATATCCACACAGAGCCTGCATGCATGTACTCAGAACAATCTCTACAGGGAATTCGATCGCTCGGGGGAGAAGATCGAGCTAGAGTACCTTCGAGTCCCCAGCCGATATAGAGAGGAGTGATTCCGATCGCATCTCGAGCAGCAATGAAGCTGTCGTCGCGCGTATCCAGCAACACGAACGAGAAGATCCCATCCAACATATCCATGAACCCCTCGCCATATTCCTCGTACTGTCAACGACAAATGGAATCACAGAGGGAAATGGTAGATGGAGATGGCAGAAGGAGGGCTAAAAGCTCTTACCAGATGCGCGATAACTTCACAGTCGCTGCCTGTTCTGAACCTGTGACCGGGCAATCGTTTCCTCAGTTCTTCGTGATTGTAGATCTCTCCATTCGCCTGGCATCGAATAGATTCCCTCCATGAATGAGCTAAACTAGCGAATTAAGGTACAAATAGCAACTCAAACGAGTGTTGCAGACCGTCACGACGATGGTTTCGTCTTCATTGTACAGAGGCTGGTCGCCGGAAGCAGGATCGACGATTGCCAGCCGCTGGTGTGCCAGGAAGCAATCTCCATGCTGGTACAGACCGCTCCAATCTGGACCGCGATGCTTTAACCTGTACGCAGAGAGTTACCTCTCTTCCATCCCTTGATGCAAGTAACAAACGTGCATGGAGAGAAGAGGCAGAGAGAGGGTGGAAGAAAGTAGGTGGGAAGGTTGGATCATTGCCTGCGAGAGAGCTCGAGCACCCGAGCGCGTTTGGCCCGCGAGTCATCGGAGCAACCCAAGACTGCCAGAATTCCGCACATGATCACCGGCGCAAAGCAGACGAACGTTGGAAAACGAAGAGACCGAACGACGAAGACGGGTATAATCCAAGGCCAAACGAAGCGGGTCCCACTGCTCGTGAATTCCGTGCCTGTTTCTTTGAATCTCGGGATCTTCTCCAAGAACGGTTCTCGCTCTTTTTGATCCGACGGTTCTCGCTCGATCATCGCAGGCTATGGACGGTTCCGAttggtttcttcttcttcgtcgtcttcTTCGTCTTCCCTTTACCACTGGATTAAGGTGAGATACAAAGCTTCGGCAGTTGAATTGCTTTATCAGAGACAGGGTAGAACTTCTGTCAATACGAGGATTTACCAAAGAAGCACAAGCAATCCGATGATATGGGAGAGTTGGGTTTCTCCTATTATGATCGAAGGATCTGTGCTGCCTTCTGTATGTAAGTAAAGCTACCATTTCTTGCTTCGAAGCAAGTCAAAGTCGACACTTCAAGTGCCTGTTTCAAGAAAACATGTCATTCTGCTTCGTTCTATCGATAGATACTAAGGTATACAGAAGGGATTTGATTGGATTGGACAGAGCTCTGGCATTAGCGTTACGCATTAGCATTGCAGGAACCTTATGCAATGAAATCAGGAATCTTTGTTCCGATTTGGGATCGAAAGAGTGATCAGAGCACACCAATCTCACCACCGTATTGAACTGACGATCATACGTCTTTGGGTAGCATCCACACACACATATTTTTCTTGCATTGAGAATTTTCTGAAGAACTTGAAGCTTCGATTCCCAACTCTGCAGGTTGTCTGTGTGCATTGGTTCCAGGAAAACAACTGGTGATAAGCTGGTTGCCATGATCGATATCGTTAGGTTGATGAGCAAGGAACTGCATGTGACACCTCCTCCTCTGTCCTTTTGTCAGCCATATCTCACAGCCCGAGTTGGCTCCATGTCCCTCTCCTCTTTTTATCTCCTATCTCACTCTATTCATGTTCTTCCCTCTCCTCTTTTTTATCTCCTATCTCACTCTATTCATGTTCTTCCCACCTTTTTAacctgaaaaaaatatatttctttttcacTTTTTTTACACTCTTCAAGAAAAAcaataataaaatttaacacgTGAACATCTGAATCGACCA
Coding sequences:
- the LOC135581817 gene encoding acetylornithine aminotransferase, mitochondrial-like; amino-acid sequence: MSNSLQTIHISHISPPADLPRLFKLDKGRKISLGAVIPKISSCLVTDPRQGSASAKPVTRESKEVMETERNVLVGTYARAPVVIKSGKGCKLYDVDGKEYLDMTAGIAVNSLGHGDPDWVNAVVEQASTLTHVSNVYYSIPQVTLGKRLVECSFADRVFFTNSGTEANEAAIKFARKFQRFSHADEKLLATEFIAFTNSFHGRTMGALALTSKEHYRAPFEPVMPGVTFIEYGNSEEAIKAIQPGKTAAVFVEPIQGEGGIYSATKDFLQVLRTACDNAGALLVYDEVQCGLGRTGHLWAHEAFGVAPDMMTLAKPLAGGLPIGVVLTTERVAAAISSGDHGSTFAGGPLVCHAALAVLDKIQNSIFLASVTRKGLYLKDLLLTKLGGNPHVKEVRGFGLIVGIELDVQASPLVNACRDAGLLVLTAGKGNVVRLVPPLIISETELEQAAEVLSACLPALDANASS
- the LOC135592487 gene encoding asparagine synthetase [glutamine-hydrolyzing]-like isoform X2, with amino-acid sequence MIEREPSDQKEREPFLEKIPRFKETGTEFTSSGTRFVWPWIIPVFVVRSLRFPTFVCFAPVIMCGILAVLGCSDDSRAKRARVLELSRRLKHRGPDWSGLYQHGDCFLAHQRLAIVDPASGDQPLYNEDETIVVTANGEIYNHEELRKRLPGHRFRTGSDCEVIAHLYEEYGEGFMDMLDGIFSFVLLDTRDDSFIAARDAIGITPLYIGWGLEGSVWISSEMKGLNDDCKRFEVFPPGHMYTSKGGSHERWYKPPWYAEAIPSAPYDPLVLREAFEKAVIKRLMTDVPFGVLLSGGLDSSLVAAVICRHMAGTSAAEKWGTQLHSFCVGLEGSPDLKAAKDVADHLGTVHHEFHFTVQDGIDAIEDVIYHTETYDVTTIRASTPMFLMSRKIKAMGVKMVISGEGSDELFGGYLYFHKAPSKEEFHRETCRKIKALHQYDCLRANKATSAWGVEARVPFLDKGFIDVAMGIDPEWKMIKPDLGRIEKWVLRKAFDDEAKPYLPKHILYRQKEQFSDGVGYSWIDELKAHAAEHVSDKMMQHAEHIYPYNTPATKEAYYYRMIFENFFPQNSARLTVPGGPSVACSTATAVEWDAQWSKNVDPSGRAAVGVHASAYDPTAPSLLDAKHRMTEVKASGLTG
- the LOC135592487 gene encoding asparagine synthetase [glutamine-hydrolyzing]-like isoform X1, which translates into the protein MIEREPSDQKEREPFLEKIPRFKETGTEFTSSGTRFVWPWIIPVFVVRSLRFPTFVCFAPVIMCGILAVLGCSDDSRAKRARVLELSRRLKHRGPDWSGLYQHGDCFLAHQRLAIVDPASGDQPLYNEDETIVVTANGEIYNHEELRKRLPGHRFRTGSDCEVIAHLYEEYGEGFMDMLDGIFSFVLLDTRDDSFIAARDAIGITPLYIGWGLEGSVWISSEMKGLNDDCKRFEVFPPGHMYTSKGGSHERWYKPPWYAEAIPSAPYDPLVLREAFEKAVIKRLMTDVPFGVLLSGGLDSSLVAAVICRHMAGTSAAEKWGTQLHSFCVGLEGSPDLKAAKDVADHLGTVHHEFHFTVQDGIDAIEDVIYHTETYDVTTIRASTPMFLMSRKIKAMGVKMVISGEGSDELFGGYLYFHKAPSKEEFHRETCRKIKALHQYDCLRANKATSAWGVEARVPFLDKGFIDVAMGIDPEWKMIKPDLGRIEKWVLRKAFDDEAKPYLPKHILYRQKEQFSDGVGYSWIDELKAHAAEHVSDKMMQHAEHIYPYNTPATKEAYYYRMIFENFFPQNSARLTVPGGPSVACSTATAVEWDAQWSKNVDPSGRAAVGVHASAYDPTAPSLLDAKHRMTEVKASGLTVST